The following proteins come from a genomic window of Synechococcus sp. BIOS-E4-1:
- a CDS encoding 1-acyl-sn-glycerol-3-phosphate acyltransferase — protein sequence MSSNLATNASGLQPLKTPRPSLTYRLVSGLLVFPVFRMLFRGRTRGNINVPMEGPLVVVANHGSHLDPPLLGHALGRPVSFMAKAELFRIPVLGHVIRACGAYPVKRGASDREAIRTATARLNEGWAIGVFLDGTRQSDGRVNQPMPGAALLAARSGAPLLPVAILNSHRALGMGRNLPRLVKLEMRIGEPVPAPSSRRKPDLEAATRELQRRINALLDY from the coding sequence CAAGCCTCACTTACAGGCTGGTCAGTGGCCTGCTGGTGTTTCCGGTGTTCAGGATGCTGTTCCGAGGACGCACCCGCGGCAACATCAACGTGCCGATGGAAGGCCCCCTTGTTGTTGTGGCCAACCATGGGTCCCATCTCGATCCACCCTTGCTCGGCCATGCCCTTGGGCGACCGGTGTCGTTCATGGCCAAAGCCGAGCTGTTCCGCATCCCTGTCCTGGGCCATGTGATCCGGGCCTGCGGCGCCTATCCGGTGAAGCGTGGTGCGAGCGATCGTGAAGCGATCCGGACCGCCACGGCAAGACTCAATGAAGGCTGGGCCATCGGCGTCTTTCTCGATGGAACCCGGCAGTCTGACGGACGCGTGAACCAACCCATGCCGGGCGCAGCGCTTCTGGCGGCGAGATCAGGAGCCCCACTGCTGCCAGTCGCCATTCTCAACAGCCACAGAGCCCTTGGCATGGGTCGCAATCTGCCGCGACTGGTGAAGCTTGAAATGCGAATTGGCGAACCCGTTCCCGCACCAAGCAGCAGACGCAAACCAGACCTGGAAGCAGCCACACGCGAACTCCAGAGACGCATCAACGCCCTGCTTGATTATTGA
- a CDS encoding YdcF family protein has product MALGGRLLLLCAAVVAGAAVGGPLRPYVEAALTNHQPQRILVLGGDADRERMGLHLARRMNLPLVVSGGTNPEYAQSLVRDAGLTQDRVRLDYRAEDTLGNFTSLVDELERDGVHHLLLVTSEDHLPRAMAVGGIVAGSRGIRLTGVPVSCQPKCRDEGLGKRFGDGLRAAAWVITGRDLKPWARRNWPQLFSAQ; this is encoded by the coding sequence ATGGCGTTGGGTGGTCGCCTGCTGCTTCTCTGTGCTGCGGTTGTGGCCGGAGCCGCTGTGGGGGGTCCCCTGCGCCCCTACGTGGAAGCTGCTCTCACCAATCATCAGCCCCAGCGCATTCTCGTTCTCGGAGGCGATGCTGATCGAGAGCGCATGGGTCTGCATCTCGCCCGTCGCATGAACCTGCCTCTGGTCGTGAGCGGGGGAACCAATCCTGAATACGCCCAGTCCCTGGTGCGTGATGCCGGTCTCACGCAGGACAGGGTTCGACTGGATTACAGGGCTGAGGACACGCTTGGGAACTTCACGTCATTGGTGGATGAACTTGAGCGAGACGGGGTGCATCATCTGCTCTTGGTCACAAGCGAAGACCATCTGCCCCGGGCAATGGCTGTCGGCGGAATCGTTGCCGGCAGCCGTGGAATCCGGCTCACGGGCGTTCCCGTCAGCTGTCAGCCCAAATGCCGTGATGAAGGCCTCGGCAAGCGTTTTGGAGATGGATTGCGTGCTGCTGCCTGGGTGATCACTGGTCGTGATTTGAAGCCCTGGGCTCGCAGGAACTGGCCTCAGCTGTTCAGCGCTCAATAA
- the tsaB gene encoding tRNA (adenosine(37)-N6)-threonylcarbamoyltransferase complex dimerization subunit type 1 TsaB — protein MSGWLLALHSSTETLGIALVGAEAPMQEARVICRSLGRALTNELVISLQQLLPADQWADISRLAVATGPGGFTGTRLTVVLARTLAQQLGAPLHGVSSFALMAPRLRKQLPKPQRDKPFSIVQTLPRRGKVAGRYRIANTEVEELESPRLLSNGDQPAPAVAMAVDVPADVLQLLRCCHECHQRDLPGPWDSVLPIYPTSPVGPV, from the coding sequence ATGAGCGGCTGGCTGCTCGCTCTGCACAGCTCCACAGAAACTCTTGGGATCGCACTGGTGGGCGCAGAAGCCCCTATGCAGGAAGCCCGCGTGATCTGTCGTTCGCTTGGACGAGCTCTCACCAATGAGCTGGTGATTTCGCTTCAGCAGCTCCTTCCCGCTGATCAGTGGGCAGACATCAGCAGGCTTGCCGTGGCTACGGGACCAGGCGGGTTCACGGGAACCCGTCTCACCGTTGTGCTGGCCCGCACGCTGGCTCAGCAGTTAGGTGCGCCCCTGCATGGAGTGAGCAGCTTCGCCTTGATGGCTCCCAGGCTGCGCAAACAGCTGCCGAAGCCGCAGCGGGACAAGCCGTTCTCAATTGTGCAGACCCTTCCCCGCAGAGGGAAGGTCGCCGGCCGCTACAGGATTGCGAACACAGAGGTGGAGGAACTGGAATCCCCTCGCTTGCTCAGCAATGGCGATCAGCCTGCACCAGCTGTTGCGATGGCCGTGGATGTGCCTGCGGATGTGCTGCAGCTGTTGCGCTGTTGCCATGAGTGTCATCAGCGCGATCTCCCAGGCCCATGGGATTCGGTCCTCCCGATCTATCCCACCTCGCCTGTGGGGCCAGTCTGA
- a CDS encoding Ycf34 family protein, translated as MCICVDCRWVDRCQAYHAVERQHGAPHLAETPDLKPADPRIHISVMDLPAGQVGVEWDVRGCGSFQLDRGRWSRLRPGEEVPT; from the coding sequence ATGTGCATCTGTGTGGACTGCCGCTGGGTGGACCGCTGTCAGGCCTATCACGCTGTGGAGCGACAGCATGGAGCTCCTCATCTCGCCGAGACTCCTGATCTGAAGCCTGCTGATCCTCGAATCCACATCAGCGTGATGGACCTGCCGGCCGGGCAGGTTGGTGTGGAATGGGATGTGCGCGGCTGTGGATCATTTCAACTGGATCGAGGTCGTTGGAGTCGACTCCGGCCCGGTGAGGAGGTTCCTACATGA
- a CDS encoding CCA tRNA nucleotidyltransferase, with amino-acid sequence MPPRSGSTPILTGDRDKLAEIIWQRLKPNSWPVRPTELPKGSVLVGGAVRDALLDRLSDTPDLDLVVPDNALKSTRQLAQKLGGACVVLDEQRDMARLVLGGWTIDLARQEGETLDDDLNRRDYRLNAIALSFDGSPRLLDPTGGLEDLQEARIVAVREANLREDPLRLLRGLRLIAELNMHLDDPTLEMLKRNRALLARAAPERIQAELVRLVAAPAADRAMATIQELGLLEPWTKQDAAAGNERPVRGAQTSELLTDMERRQALPLARLTQLLPDVGLKELRFSRRELQRCERLRYWIKRSTSSEGRPCPEELTEQERLRLHMDLEQDLPALILTWPAGLQQQWLERWRDLQDSLFHPRPPLNGTSLQEALKISPGPTLGALLRHLSLERAYGRVSTREQALNAARSWLSHQAVQTDPDGSCD; translated from the coding sequence ATGCCCCCCCGCTCCGGTTCGACACCCATTCTGACGGGAGATCGGGACAAGCTGGCAGAAATCATCTGGCAGCGTTTGAAACCGAACAGCTGGCCGGTGCGGCCAACAGAGCTCCCGAAAGGATCAGTGCTGGTGGGAGGAGCGGTTCGTGATGCCCTCCTGGACAGGCTTTCTGATACCCCTGACCTGGACCTGGTGGTGCCTGACAACGCTCTTAAGAGCACACGACAGCTCGCCCAGAAGCTTGGAGGTGCCTGCGTTGTGCTCGATGAACAACGGGACATGGCCCGCCTGGTGCTGGGGGGATGGACGATCGATCTAGCCCGACAGGAGGGGGAGACGCTGGACGACGATCTGAACCGTCGTGATTACAGGCTGAATGCCATTGCCCTGAGCTTCGACGGATCTCCAAGACTGCTGGATCCCACTGGTGGCCTTGAGGATCTGCAGGAGGCCAGGATCGTCGCAGTCCGTGAAGCCAACCTTCGGGAGGATCCCCTTCGCTTGTTGAGAGGCCTCCGCCTGATCGCGGAGCTGAACATGCACCTGGATGATCCAACCTTGGAAATGCTCAAGCGCAACCGTGCCCTGCTTGCCCGTGCCGCGCCGGAACGGATCCAGGCCGAACTGGTGCGCCTTGTCGCAGCACCGGCCGCAGACCGCGCCATGGCGACCATCCAGGAACTGGGGCTGCTAGAGCCCTGGACCAAGCAAGACGCGGCAGCTGGGAACGAACGGCCTGTCAGGGGTGCGCAGACAAGCGAACTGCTGACAGACATGGAACGCAGGCAAGCCCTGCCGCTGGCAAGGCTCACCCAGCTGCTGCCGGATGTCGGACTGAAAGAGCTCCGCTTCAGTCGCCGGGAGTTACAACGTTGTGAACGTCTGCGTTACTGGATCAAGCGTTCAACATCCAGCGAAGGACGTCCTTGCCCCGAGGAATTGACTGAGCAAGAACGACTGCGGCTGCACATGGATCTTGAACAGGATCTGCCTGCGCTCATCCTGACCTGGCCTGCAGGACTCCAGCAGCAGTGGCTTGAGCGCTGGAGAGATCTCCAGGACAGCCTCTTCCATCCACGCCCTCCACTGAATGGCACAAGCCTTCAGGAAGCCCTCAAGATCTCGCCAGGACCAACCTTGGGCGCCCTCCTTCGACACTTGAGCCTTGAGCGTGCGTATGGTCGTGTTTCGACTCGCGAGCAGGCGCTGAACGCAGCCCGATCCTGGTTGTCCCACCAAGCGGTTCAGACAGACCCGGATGGGTCCTGTGATTAA
- a CDS encoding RNA-binding protein, whose amino-acid sequence MSVRLYIGNLPQNFESKELEAQLTSVGEGVRFKAVLDRETGACRGFGFANVDDEKVADAVIEQFNGKEFGGNALRVERSERRDSNAGGGGGRRGQAGGHAPGSARKAVNKVVHSDAKAEEAPDPRWAGELSKLKDLLADQKTAV is encoded by the coding sequence ATGAGCGTGCGTCTTTACATCGGCAACTTGCCGCAGAATTTTGAGAGCAAAGAGCTTGAGGCTCAGCTCACCAGCGTTGGGGAGGGAGTTCGCTTCAAAGCAGTTCTCGACCGCGAAACCGGAGCCTGCCGGGGATTCGGTTTCGCCAACGTCGATGACGAAAAAGTCGCTGATGCCGTGATTGAGCAGTTCAACGGCAAGGAGTTCGGAGGAAATGCACTCCGTGTCGAGCGCTCGGAGCGACGAGACAGCAATGCCGGCGGCGGCGGTGGCCGACGCGGACAGGCCGGCGGCCACGCACCGGGCTCAGCGCGCAAAGCTGTCAACAAGGTTGTTCACAGCGATGCCAAAGCTGAAGAAGCCCCCGATCCTCGTTGGGCTGGTGAACTGTCCAAGCTCAAGGACTTGCTTGCCGATCAGAAAACGGCTGTTTGA
- a CDS encoding phytoene synthase, whose translation MPLAAPDLDAAFEACRRETAEWAKTFYLGTLLLPYEKRRAIWAIYVWCRRTDELMDSPEAQARPVEELADRLNRWELKTRDLFKGYVNDELDAVMVDTLERFPQSIQPYLDMIEGQRMDLTWTRYPRFDDLRLYCYRVAGTVGLMTQGVMGLDQAYSSAPWSDRPDTSDAAVALGIANQLTNILRDVGEDRGRGRIYLPLEDLEHFGYSEDDLMAGRMNQAWKDLMAFQLRRAREWFDRSEAGVRWLSRDARWPVWTSLRLYRGILDVIERHDYDVFNKRAYVGKLNKLLDLPRSFVLAQSR comes from the coding sequence ATGCCTCTCGCAGCTCCGGACCTCGACGCAGCCTTCGAGGCCTGTCGTCGGGAGACCGCCGAGTGGGCCAAAACGTTCTATCTCGGAACGCTGCTGCTCCCCTATGAGAAGCGTCGGGCCATCTGGGCGATCTATGTCTGGTGCAGGCGCACGGATGAGCTGATGGATAGTCCGGAGGCTCAGGCTCGTCCTGTCGAGGAGCTGGCTGATCGTCTGAATCGCTGGGAGTTGAAAACCCGCGATCTGTTCAAGGGGTATGTCAACGATGAGCTCGATGCGGTGATGGTCGACACGCTCGAGAGGTTCCCCCAGAGCATTCAGCCCTATCTCGACATGATCGAGGGTCAGCGGATGGACCTCACCTGGACTCGCTATCCCCGTTTTGATGATCTCAGGTTGTACTGCTACAGGGTTGCAGGAACAGTTGGCCTCATGACTCAGGGGGTCATGGGTTTGGATCAGGCCTACAGCTCTGCTCCTTGGAGTGATCGGCCAGACACTTCAGATGCCGCCGTTGCCCTGGGAATCGCCAATCAACTCACGAACATTCTCCGTGATGTCGGAGAAGATCGCGGTCGTGGTCGGATCTATCTGCCGTTAGAGGATCTCGAGCACTTCGGCTACAGCGAAGATGATCTGATGGCAGGTCGTATGAATCAGGCCTGGAAGGATCTGATGGCGTTTCAACTGCGTCGCGCCCGTGAGTGGTTTGATCGCTCCGAGGCCGGGGTGCGTTGGTTGTCCCGTGATGCCCGATGGCCTGTCTGGACCTCTCTGCGCCTCTACAGGGGAATTCTCGATGTCATTGAGCGCCACGACTACGACGTCTTCAATAAGCGTGCCTATGTGGGAAAGCTCAACAAGCTGCTTGATCTTCCTCGCTCCTTTGTCCTCGCTCAGTCTCGCTAG
- the pds gene encoding 15-cis-phytoene desaturase, whose protein sequence is MRVAIAGAGLAGLSCAKYLADAGHTPVVVEARDVLGGKVAAWKDEDGDWYETGLHIFFGAYPNMLQMFKELDIEDRLQWKSHSMIFNQPEEPGTYSRFDFPDLPAPVNGVAAILGNNDMLSWPEKISFGLGLVPAMLRGQGYVEECDKYSWTEWLRVHNIPERVNDEVFIAMSKALNFIDPDEISATVVLTALNRFLQEKSGSKMAFLDGAPPERLCQPMVEHIEALGGEVHLDCPLREIKLNDDGSVAAFHIGGIKGKESFDLTADAYVSALPVDPFKLLLPLPWKQMDVFKKLDGLRGVPVINLHLWFDRKLTDIDHLLFSRSPLLSVYADMSITCKEYEDPDKSMLELVFAPAKDWIGRLDEEIIEATMGELHKLFPTHFGGDNPATLRKYKVVKTPLSVYKTTPGCQQLRPDQTTPIRNFFLAGDYTMQRYLASMEGAVLSGKLCAGAVDRKSDQLASSSPVSEPVSA, encoded by the coding sequence ATGCGCGTCGCCATCGCTGGGGCCGGACTGGCAGGTCTTTCCTGCGCCAAGTATCTGGCCGATGCTGGTCATACCCCGGTCGTGGTCGAAGCTCGCGACGTGCTTGGTGGCAAGGTCGCTGCCTGGAAGGACGAGGACGGTGATTGGTACGAGACCGGTCTTCACATCTTCTTCGGGGCCTATCCGAACATGCTTCAGATGTTCAAGGAGCTGGACATCGAAGACCGGCTGCAGTGGAAGAGTCACTCGATGATCTTCAACCAGCCGGAGGAACCTGGCACCTACAGCCGCTTTGATTTTCCTGATCTGCCAGCTCCTGTGAATGGTGTGGCCGCGATTCTGGGAAATAACGACATGCTGAGTTGGCCCGAGAAAATCAGCTTCGGATTGGGCCTTGTGCCAGCGATGCTTCGGGGGCAGGGCTACGTCGAAGAGTGCGATAAATATTCCTGGACCGAGTGGCTGCGGGTCCACAACATTCCCGAACGGGTGAACGATGAAGTGTTCATCGCCATGAGCAAGGCGCTGAATTTCATTGATCCCGATGAGATCTCCGCCACGGTCGTGCTTACGGCTCTCAATCGCTTCCTGCAGGAGAAGAGCGGCTCCAAAATGGCTTTCCTTGACGGTGCGCCGCCCGAGCGGCTCTGCCAGCCGATGGTGGAGCACATCGAAGCGCTCGGTGGTGAAGTTCATCTCGATTGCCCGCTGCGTGAAATCAAGCTCAATGACGATGGCTCTGTCGCTGCCTTCCATATCGGTGGCATCAAGGGCAAGGAGAGCTTCGACCTCACCGCTGATGCCTACGTGAGTGCTCTGCCGGTGGACCCCTTCAAGTTGCTGCTGCCGCTGCCCTGGAAGCAGATGGATGTCTTCAAGAAGCTCGACGGCCTTCGCGGAGTGCCTGTGATCAACCTGCATCTCTGGTTCGATCGCAAGCTCACCGATATTGATCACCTGTTGTTCAGTCGTTCGCCGCTGCTCAGCGTCTACGCCGACATGAGCATCACCTGCAAGGAGTACGAGGACCCTGACAAGTCAATGTTGGAGCTCGTGTTTGCACCCGCCAAAGACTGGATCGGACGCTTGGACGAGGAAATCATCGAGGCCACGATGGGTGAACTCCACAAGTTGTTCCCCACCCACTTCGGTGGAGACAACCCCGCCACGCTGCGTAAATACAAGGTGGTGAAGACACCCCTGTCGGTTTACAAGACAACGCCAGGATGCCAGCAGCTTCGTCCTGATCAGACCACGCCAATCAGAAACTTTTTCCTGGCAGGTGATTACACCATGCAGCGCTACCTCGCATCCATGGAAGGTGCGGTTCTGAGCGGCAAACTCTGTGCAGGGGCGGTGGACCGCAAGAGCGATCAGCTGGCATCATCGTCCCCTGTCAGCGAGCCGGTCTCGGCCTGA
- the ndhM gene encoding NAD(P)H-quinone oxidoreductase subunit M, whose protein sequence is MAETLLKSTTRHVRLFTARVENGDLVADPSQLTLDLDPDNEFVWTDHTIEIIQQRFRELVKSHDGQALNDYNLRRIGTELEGCIRELLQAGKLSYNPDCRVLNYSMGLPRTPELL, encoded by the coding sequence ATGGCCGAGACTCTGCTGAAGAGCACCACCCGTCACGTGCGCCTGTTCACGGCAAGGGTCGAGAATGGTGATCTGGTCGCCGACCCGAGTCAACTCACCCTCGACCTGGATCCCGACAACGAATTCGTCTGGACTGATCACACCATCGAGATTATCCAGCAACGCTTCCGCGAGCTGGTCAAAAGCCATGACGGCCAAGCTCTGAATGACTACAACCTGCGTCGCATCGGCACAGAACTCGAAGGATGTATCCGGGAGCTGCTCCAGGCCGGAAAGTTGAGTTACAACCCCGACTGCCGCGTCCTCAACTATTCGATGGGTCTTCCCAGAACCCCTGAACTGCTGTGA
- a CDS encoding DUF3172 domain-containing protein, translating to MSRSPYDRSGSGYDRRNGERRRDQPRRDDPRDGRGYGGPPPPPKTGGNGMSLNTATIAVLAGVLIVGIGIGSAVTSTTQGDQGNIASSQQLDMAVPDPEFCRQWGASAFVMDIEMYTTLNPSSSFVTQPTLQPGCVIRRENWAVLRKEGAITSAQERECKQRMNTFAYIGSVRDKPVVRCVYQTDITQNKFLTRGVADDTVGITPEADQF from the coding sequence GTGAGTCGTTCGCCCTACGACCGTTCCGGCTCCGGCTACGACCGGAGAAACGGTGAACGTCGCCGTGATCAGCCTCGCAGGGATGACCCTCGAGACGGTCGAGGCTATGGAGGACCACCACCACCCCCAAAGACAGGTGGCAACGGCATGAGCTTGAACACAGCCACCATTGCGGTTCTGGCTGGAGTGCTGATTGTGGGGATCGGGATCGGTAGTGCAGTCACCAGCACCACTCAGGGCGACCAGGGCAACATTGCCAGCTCCCAACAGCTCGACATGGCGGTTCCAGACCCGGAGTTCTGCAGACAGTGGGGGGCCAGTGCCTTTGTGATGGATATCGAGATGTACACGACGCTGAATCCGTCCAGCAGTTTTGTCACCCAGCCGACCCTGCAGCCTGGTTGCGTGATTCGAAGAGAGAACTGGGCGGTGCTGCGCAAGGAAGGGGCCATCACTTCAGCTCAGGAGCGTGAATGCAAACAGCGCATGAACACTTTCGCCTACATCGGTTCAGTGCGGGACAAACCTGTTGTGCGCTGCGTCTATCAGACCGACATCACACAGAACAAGTTCCTGACCCGGGGCGTGGCGGATGACACCGTGGGAATCACTCCGGAAGCTGATCAGTTCTGA
- a CDS encoding LysR family transcriptional regulator, whose product MADLPFTLDQLRILRAIVSEGSFKKAADSLYVTQPAVSLQIQNLEKQLEVALFDRGGRKAQLTEAGHLLLSYCDRILSQCHEACRALDDLHDLKGGSLLVGASQTTGTYLMPRMIGLFRQKFPDVAVQLHVHSTRRTGWSVANGQIDLAIIGGELPAELNELLQVVPYASDELALVLPVKHPLARLVELSKDDLYRLGFVSLDAQSTTRKMVDQLLGRSGLDVQRLRIEMELNSFEAIKNAVQAGLGAAFLPVVSIERELTAGTLLRPSVVDLQVRRQLKLITNPSRYCSRAAEAFRRDVLPVFASADSPLRQGRTNALPQEISSEDAVESGQN is encoded by the coding sequence ATGGCCGATCTGCCCTTCACCCTGGATCAGCTGCGCATCCTGCGGGCCATCGTCAGTGAGGGCAGTTTCAAAAAGGCGGCCGACAGCCTCTACGTCACTCAGCCGGCGGTGAGCCTGCAGATTCAGAACCTGGAAAAGCAGCTGGAGGTGGCCTTGTTCGACCGTGGCGGTCGCAAGGCACAGCTCACAGAAGCAGGCCACCTTCTGCTCAGCTACTGCGATCGAATTCTCAGCCAGTGCCATGAGGCGTGCAGGGCACTGGACGATCTTCACGATCTCAAGGGTGGGTCTCTGCTGGTCGGTGCCAGCCAGACCACCGGGACTTATCTCATGCCTCGCATGATCGGTTTGTTTCGTCAGAAATTCCCTGATGTGGCTGTGCAGTTGCATGTGCACAGCACTCGACGCACCGGTTGGAGTGTCGCCAATGGACAGATCGATCTGGCGATCATCGGAGGGGAACTTCCAGCTGAATTGAATGAATTGCTGCAGGTCGTCCCCTACGCCAGTGATGAGCTTGCTCTGGTGCTGCCGGTGAAGCACCCTCTGGCGCGTCTGGTGGAGCTCAGCAAGGATGACCTCTACCGGCTCGGATTTGTGAGCCTGGATGCGCAGTCAACCACCCGCAAGATGGTTGATCAGTTGCTGGGCCGTTCCGGATTGGATGTGCAGCGGCTGCGCATCGAGATGGAACTGAATTCATTCGAAGCGATCAAGAACGCGGTCCAGGCTGGCCTGGGTGCTGCTTTCCTGCCAGTGGTCTCGATCGAGCGGGAACTTACCGCCGGGACTTTGTTGCGCCCCAGCGTCGTGGACCTTCAGGTGCGTCGTCAGCTCAAGTTGATCACGAATCCATCCCGCTACTGCTCAAGGGCAGCCGAAGCATTTCGCAGAGATGTGCTTCCGGTCTTTGCCAGTGCGGACAGCCCCTTGCGCCAGGGAAGGACCAACGCCCTGCCTCAGGAGATCAGCTCCGAAGACGCTGTCGAAAGCGGTCAGAACTGA
- a CDS encoding NnrU family protein yields MLGLLVVFAVIHSGGAALRTRAEAKIGARAWRLIFAALSIPSAVVVIAYFLAHRYDGIRIWNLQGVPGMVPSIWVVTAISFLFLYPATYNLLEIPAVLKPQVRLYASGIIRISRHPQAVGQILWCMSHALWIGSSFMLVTCTGLIAHHLFAVWHGDRRLKARFGEAFDRLQAETSVMPFAAVIDGRQQLVLSELVRPAQLGIAIAVGVFWWAHRYIPRGGMAFLHSRLGELLS; encoded by the coding sequence ATGCTGGGATTGCTCGTTGTCTTCGCAGTGATCCACAGCGGTGGGGCAGCCTTGCGTACCCGGGCTGAGGCCAAGATCGGCGCGCGAGCCTGGCGGCTGATCTTTGCAGCCCTGAGCATCCCGTCAGCCGTGGTGGTGATCGCCTACTTCCTGGCCCACCGCTATGACGGCATCCGAATCTGGAATCTCCAGGGTGTGCCGGGGATGGTGCCTTCCATCTGGGTCGTGACGGCGATCAGTTTTCTGTTTCTCTATCCAGCCACTTACAACTTGCTGGAAATCCCGGCGGTGCTCAAGCCTCAGGTCCGCCTCTATGCCAGCGGAATTATTCGGATCAGCCGACATCCTCAGGCTGTTGGTCAGATTCTCTGGTGCATGAGCCACGCCCTCTGGATCGGCAGCAGCTTCATGTTGGTCACCTGTACGGGCCTGATTGCGCATCATCTATTCGCCGTCTGGCATGGCGACCGACGACTGAAAGCCCGCTTCGGGGAAGCTTTCGACAGGCTTCAGGCCGAAACATCTGTGATGCCTTTCGCTGCTGTGATCGATGGCCGCCAGCAGCTGGTGTTGAGCGAACTTGTCCGACCGGCCCAGCTGGGCATCGCCATCGCCGTGGGGGTGTTCTGGTGGGCGCATCGCTACATCCCCAGAGGGGGCATGGCCTTTCTGCACTCGCGTCTCGGAGAGCTGTTGAGCTGA